One segment of Solanum stenotomum isolate F172 chromosome 1, ASM1918654v1, whole genome shotgun sequence DNA contains the following:
- the LOC125867945 gene encoding protein DMR6-LIKE OXYGENASE 2-like, whose amino-acid sequence MGNIDESFFQETEHRPKQSTIEAENIPLIDLSPILTSDSLNSSSEITNLVAQIGDACQKWGFFQVINHGVPSTCREKIERASKEFFLLPTEEKRKVSRDEDNPLGFYDTEHTKNVRDWKEVFDFVVENPTLLPASHEPHDMELMELKNQWPNFPNNFREACEEYAQAIEKLSYKLVELIALSLGLPSKRLNSYFKEQTSFMRLNYYPLFPIRDLALGVGRHKDSGALTVLAQDDVGGLEVKRKTDGEWIQVKPTPDAYIINVGDIIQVWSNDRYESVEHRVIASSMKERFSVPFFFHPSHYVMVEPLEELTNEESPAKYRAYNWGKFRTTRNLSNFKKLNVENVQIYHFRNGDL is encoded by the exons ATGGGAAATATCGATGAATCTTTTTTTCAAGAAACAGAGCACAGGCCAAAACAGAGTACAATTGAGGCAGAAAACATACCCTTAATTGATCTCTCTCCAATTCTAACCTCTGATTCTTTAAACTCTTCTTCAGAAATTACAAATCTTGTTGCACAAATTGGTGATGCATGTCAGAAATGGGGTTTCTTTCAAGTAATCAACCATGGAGTTCCATCAACCTGTCGCGAGAAAATAGAGAGAGCATCAAAGGAATTCTTCTTGCTGCCTACTGAGGAGAAGAGAAAAGTGAGTAGAGATGAAGATAACCCTTTGGGTTTTTATGATACAGAGCATACCAAGAATGTTAGGGATTGGAAAGaagtttttgattttgttgtggaGAATCCAACTCTCTTGCCTGCTTCTCATGAACCCCATGATATGGAACTCATGGAACTGAAGAATCAATGGCCTAATTTCCCTAACAATTTCAG GGAGGCATGTGAAGAATATGCTCAAGCTATTGAGAAACTGTCCTATAAGTTGGTAGAATTAATTGCTCTAAGCTTAGGCCTGCCATCCAAAAGGCTCAACAGCTACTTTAAGGAACAAACAAGTTTTATGCGATTAAATTACTATCCGCTATTCCCAATTCGTGATTTGGCTTTGGGAGTTGGGCGGCACAAGGATTCTGGTGCCCTGACTGTTCTTGCTCAAGATGATGTTGGAGGCCTCGAGGTGAAACGCAAGACAGATGGAGAGTGGATACAAGTTAAACCAACTCCAGATGCTTATATTATCAACGTTGGTGACATAATTCAG GTTTGGAGCAATGACAGATATGAAAGTGTTGAACATAGGGTGATAGCAAGTTCCATGAAAGAGAGATTCTCCGTTCCATTTTTCTTCCACCCGTCTCACTATGTAATGGTTGAGCCTCTGGAGGAATTGACAAATGAAGAAAGTCCAGCAAAATACAGGGCTTACAACTGGGGAAAATTTCGCACTACAAGAAACCTTAGTAATTTCAAGAAACTGAATGTTGAGAACGttcaaatatatcattttaGAAATGGTGATCTGTAA